One window of the Rhinoderma darwinii isolate aRhiDar2 unplaced genomic scaffold, aRhiDar2.hap1 Scaffold_1630, whole genome shotgun sequence genome contains the following:
- the LOC142699758 gene encoding multidrug resistance protein MdtA-like yields MVLPLGNPGQIKQIFMKEGDRVKKDEIILKLDDTIIKTQIAALTTQLDFARDLYQRQNKLWQQKIGSEVQVLNAKNTVVNLENQLQILNRSLDFTNVKAPIDGTIDILNVKKGEVFNGFTGRGEAQIRVTNSKDMKLSVLVPENYSTKVKINYPVKVEFPDNNRSFYQKIKSIAQYIDPSTRSFAIEIPIPQGNDLRPNQIGIVKILDFSMPKAIVIPVNIIQTDENGKYVYIAKTESDKKLAQKVYIELGEVYGEKAQIKKGLSLKDVLIIEGYQNISDGQELTNIQVD; encoded by the coding sequence ATGGTATTACCATTAGGAAATCCTGGACagataaaacaaatttttatgaAAGAGGGCGACAGAGTAAAAAAAGatgaaattattctgaaattaGACGAcaccataataaaaactcaaatcGCAGCATTAACAACACAATTAGATTTTGCAAGAGATTTATATCAAAGGCAAAACAAATTATGGCAACAAAAAATTGGTAGTGAAGTTCAAGTATTAAATGCAAAAAACACAGTTGTTAATTTAGAAAACCAATTACAAATATTAAATAGAAGTTTAGACTTTACAAATGTAAAAGCCCCTATAGATGGAACAATAGATATTTTAAACGTAAAAAAAGGAGAAGTATTTAACGGCTTTACAGGAAGAGGCGAAGCTCAAATTAGGGTAACAAATTCAAAAGATATGAAACTGAGTGTTTTAGTTCCCGAAAATTACAGcactaaagtaaaaataaattatccTGTTAAAGTAGAATTTCCAGATAATAACAGGTCCTTTTATCAAAAAATTAAATCTATTGCTCAATATATAGATCCATCAACCCGTTCTTTTGCAATAGAAATTCCAATACCTCAAGGAAATGATTTAAGACCTAATCAAATAGGTATTGtaaaaattttagatttttctaTGCCCAAAGCAATAGTTATTCCCGTTAATATAATTCAAACAGATGAAAATGGTAAATATGTATACATTGCAAAAACAGAATCCGATAAAAAACTTGCACAAAAAGTATATATTGAACTTGGAGAAGTATATGGCGAAAAAGCACAAATAAAAAAAGGCCTTTCTCTTAAAGATGTATTAATTATTGAAGGATACCAAAACATATCCGACGGGCAAGAACTTACAAACATTCAAGTAGATTAA